From the Aerococcus viridans genome, the window TAAGATTTGCTTAAAAGGTACATGGAATACAATTTTTGTATTTTATGTACCCTTTTTTGATCGCTATTTTTGCCACTTCTATATCAGTGATGATAGCGGTTAACGATTTTTTGATCGCTATTTTTGCCACTTCTATATCAGTGATGATAGCGGTTAACGATTAGAAGAAGATGATAATCGGATGAAAAGCTAAGTGGGATAAGGGGTTTTCACCTTTTTCAAAAAAAGGTGATCAGACGAAAGTGCATTTATTGATTGTTTTTCCTAGGCAGTAATATTGATGCAGATGCATGAGATTTGTTAAATTTACTGCAAGCAAAAGTTGCAAATCTTTTTTATAACCAATTGCTTTGATGAGTAGAGTAGTTATGCAGGTAATCCACAGCGAGTCTGAATTTGGTGAAATCAGATGTTTACCGGTAATGAAAATGAGCTCTGAGCATCTAGTCAGTGAAAGCTGGTTGGACGGTTGGGACCGTTATTTCTTTCAGTATGTAAGGTATTTACTGGATAAGAGATTGCTCGCGAGGGCAATTTGAATAAGGGTGGCACCGCGATTGTTAACCAATCGCCCCTTCCTAATAGACAAGGTTGTTTATTAGGGAGGGATTTTCATTTAAAAAAAATATCTAGATGTATGAAATCAGTGAAAGCAATCACCAAAGAAAGAGGTAAGGATATGACAAAAGTAACTTTAATTGTAGGCGCAAATTCATTATCTTCACGACTAAATGGTTTGGTGGCCTATGCCCAGCAGGTGTTATTCGAATATAAGATTCAAACGCAGGTGATTCAGGTCCATATGTTGCCAGCCGAAGCTTTGATGACGGCGGACTATACGGATAAGACGATTCAAGCGGTCAACCAACAGGTATTGAATTCAGATGGGGTTTTGGTATTTACACCAATCTTCCAAGGAAGCTACTCAGGGATTTTAAAGGCATATCTTGATGTATTGCCAAAAAAGGCGTTGCAGGACAAGGTGGTTTATGGCTTGGGATTAGGTGGGTCGAAACACCACTTGTTGGCCTTACAATATGCTCTGGAGCCTGTCTTGAAGGAACTGGGTACAGAAGAATTGTTACAGTCAACCTTTGCGACGCAAGACAAGGTTGTGAAAGATGGTAGAGATTTTATCATCGAAGACAGTGTAACCAATCGAATTGATGAACAACTTTATAGATTTACCAGCCGTATCGGCCATGAGGTTATTAAGGAGGAAGTAAGATGGGAAAAGATCGTATAAGAATTGCTACTAAAGAGGACGCACCAGCATATTTAGCCCTTATTCAAGAGTCATTCCAAGAGGTGAAGGATTTGGGTATTGATTGGCCGTCAACAAACGCTACGTTAGAATCGGTCTCTGAAAATATTGAAACGGGGATTGCTTTAGTGTTAGAGCGGGATGACCAGTTAATTTCAACAATCACGATTCGACAACCCTGGGAAAATAACAGCCCCATTTCACATTATCCGTTCTTGTGGTGGTTTGCGACTGCGAACGAATTTAAGGGACAAGGGATTGGAAAGAAATTCCTGAAACAAGTGGAAGAGGAATTCTTGGTGAAAACCTTAAAAGCACCAGCCTATGTCTTAGGAACTTCTGGTAAGAGACATCCATGGTTACTAGATATGTATTTAAGAAATGGCTACCAAGTCTTAGGCACAAGAGAGGATCCAAATGATATTGGCGTTTCTTTGTATAAGGTCTTGATTCCTGAACGGTTTGACGAAAGCGTCCTTCGGGTTGAAGCGCCTCATTATGCCTACCAAGATCTGACCATTTAATGATTTGAAATGTTAGTGAATGAAATGATAGTGATGGCTGAATAGCCGACTAAACGGTTCCAACAAATAGGAGGAAAAAACTCATGTCAGAATTTTTTAAATGGGAATATGTTGTATCCTTTTTCCCGAAAATATTATCCGCACTCCCTACGACACTAGCCATTGTGGCAGTGGCCACTGCAGTCGGATTGGTACTCGGCTTGGCCATTGCTTTTGTGAGAATTGAAAAAGTGCCAGTCTTGTCACAAATTAGTCAGGTGTTCGTGTCTTTCATCAGAGGAACGCCAATTCTAGTGCAATTGTTCTTAGTTTATTACGGGCTACCCATTGTCTTTACGGCTTTAGCCAATATTGAAAAGATTGACTATGTTTACATTACATACGGTTTGAACACGGCGGCTTTTTTCTCAGAAATCTTCCGGTCAGCAATTTCAAGTGTCGCAACCGACCAAAAGGAAGCGGCAGCCTCTGTTGGCTTGACCAAACTGCAAACCTACCGGCGAATCATTTTGCCACAAGCGGTACGGATCGCCATTCCTGCTACAGGAACCATGATCGTTAGCCTATTACAAGACACGTCACTGGCCTTCTCACTAGGGGTTATCGATGTGATTGGGAAGGTTCGGGCCCTAGCAGCCTTAACGTATCGGTCGCTTGAAGGGTATTTCGTGGCAGCCATCATCTTCATCGTCTTATCTATCGTCTTGGAGCGGGTATTTGCTTGGTTAACTAAACGATTCCAATTCCAATCGAAAGCGAAAACAGAAGTGACACAAGCTGGACTTGATCCAGAGATTTTAATTAAAAATGATGAACTATTTAATACCCTGAATAATTCATACTTTGACTTCAAACCGTCTGAAACTGCCTAACGGCAGTCTTCATTTACTTTTTCATTTTCACCTGTTAAGTGATGCAAAAAGAACCCCATTCTGATATGGTAAAGGTGTCGAAACCAACCAAAAGAAAGGAGTTCTTCTCATGACTAGCTTACACAAAAACCAGGTAAAATTCAATTCAAATTTGACTATTTCACATACAGGTGGTCGCTTATCGAGTGATTCGGGTTTGGTCTTAGTTAAAGAGGTGATGAATACCTTCGACTTTTCACACGTAGCTAAACAGTGGCTCCATATTAAAGACAAACGTGTTTACTTCACACATGATAACTTAGCGATATTAGAACAACTCATTATGCAGTTAATTGCTGGGTACTCGGCAGACTCATCAGCTAATCTATTAAGACAGGATCCAGTCTTTCAAGCTGTACTCGGTAAAAAAGAGTTGGCCTCACAATCGTCAATCTCTCGGTTTTTAGATCGTTTCACCGAGGAGAACATGGATCAACTCCAAGCATTAAATCAGTCGCTGATTGATAAAGCGCGTTTGATTCGCAATGACACCGAGTTAATCATTGATGTCGATTCCACACATTCGGATACCTTTGGACGCCAAGAACAAACAGATTATAATGCCCATTATCAAACCTACGGCTATCACCCATTAGTTGCATTTGACGGATTGACCGGAGATTTCCTAAAAGCTGAACTGCGTTCAGGCAATCAGTACACGTCTAAAGGGGTAAAAGCCTTTATCGACCCGCTGTTACACCACTACAAGAGCACGTTACCTCATACCGAGATATTGGTTCGGGGTGACAGCGGCTTCGCCACACCAGAGGTGTATGAATCTTGTGAAGCAACTGAAAGCCAGTACGTTATCCGATTAAAGAGCAATCGGAGGTTAAGTCAGTTAGCTGAACACTCTGTTCTTTATGGGGATAATAAAAAATGGGAAGACCGAGAAATACAGTATTTTTCACTCCCTTATCAAGCACAATCCTGGTCAAAACCCCGTCGCGTTTGTATTCGATCAATCCGTGAAGCAGGAGAGCTTCTTTTTCACCACGCATTCATTGTGACGAATCTATCCGATAATGTCTCGCCTGAAGTCATATTCTCTCTTTACGGCAAGCGTGGAACAATGGAAAATTTCATCAAAGAAGCGAAATCAGGCTTTTATTTTGACAAAACAGATAGTCCGCGTTTCCTGGAAAATCATGTCAGAATGATGATCAGTGTCCTGGCTTACAACCTCGTCAATTTTTTAAAGACCATTGGATTTGAACAAGTCAATCGGGGGATGACGATTCATTCTATACGATTGACATTGCTTAAAGTTGCCGGAAAACTCGTTAAAACAGGTAGACAAGTCTATCTCAAACTGTCGAGTTATCATGTGTATCAAACTGAATTTTATAAGGTTTTTGAACGCCTACGGCGATCTAGGCAATGGATTTAGGCTAGTTATCGTAAAAATTTTTAACCTATTTTTCCAAGGGGTCAGTCTGCCCTTAAATAGACAAATAATTTTTATTACAGCCTTCTTCCGTATATATCCTGTTCGAAAACACATTATTTTGGAAGAATGTATCTGCCTAATTTAAATATAGGCACTTTGTTCAAAAAAATAGCTTAAATTTAGAGCTATGAATTATTCAGGAATACATATACACTTAAAAGTGGAAAAGGGGAGACCTATTAATGAAGAAAAAACCAACTTTTATACGATGGGGATTATTAACTTTTGCAGCAACAGCAGTCCTTGCAGCTTGCGGGTCAGCTGAAGCAACGGATGAAGGCGCAGCAGCATCGAATTCAGAAGCAGAGACAGTTGTCGTTGGAACAGGGAATGGCTACCAACCATTTGTTTACTTAGATGAAAATGGTGAATTAACAGGATATGATGTGGCTGTCCTTGAAGCGATTGATGAAAAATTAGACGACTACAGTTTTGAATATGAGTCATCTGATTTCAAGAATATCTTGACCTCATTGTCAGCTGGGAAGATTGATTTAGCGGCCCACCAATATGAATACAATGATGAACGAGCGGAGAAATACCTGTACGGGGAAGTGGGCTATACCGACTATACCCTATATATTGTCAACATTGCAGGTGACGAGCAATATGCAACTTTAGATGACCTACAAGGGAAGAAAGTATTCGCTTCACCAGGATCTAACGTGGCTTACTTATTGGAACAATATAATAGTGAACATGAAAATGCAGATGAACAAATCTCCATTATTTATAACGAAAGTGCCAGTGAAATCTTTGTTTCAGGTTTACAAAACGGGACCGCTGATGCAGGAATCTTAACTAAATACGACACCAACAAATACAATGAACAATTCGACGCCAACTTAGAAATTGCCTCTGAACCGATTTCGGTATCAAAAACCTACTTCTTGTATGACAAGGCTGATGAAGAGCTGAAAGAGGCTGTTGACGGTGCCTTACAAGAGTTGATTGATGCAGGAACTTTAGCAGAATTATCCATCGAATATTTAGGCGATGATTATACACAATAAAAGTGAGAAAGTGGGATTAATAATATGAAGAAAATGATACAAGCAAGATTCAAAAAACAGTTTTTAATAACGGGGATTGCCTCAGCCTTTTTACTGGCAGCTTGCGGATCAGCTGAAGCAACTGATGAAGAAGCCACAGCTAATCCAGATGCAGAAACCATTATTGTGGGAACAGGAAATGCTTACCAACCCTTTGTTTACCTAGATGAAAATGAAGACTTACAAGGTTATGATATTGAAGTCTTGCGGGCAGTGGACGAAAAGTTAGACCAATACGACTTTGAATATGAATCTATGGACTTCAAAAATATCTTAACGTCACTTTCAGCCGACAAGGTCCAACTTGCAGCCCACAACTACGCTTATAACGACGAGCGCGGGGCCAAATACCTATACGGGGAAGAAGCCTACAACAATTACGCCCACCATATCGTAGCCGATGAATCTACCGGTCAAGTTTACCAATCTTTAGATGACCTTAAAGGCAAAAAGGTATTTGCATCCCCAGCTAGCGAGGTGGCCAATATTTTAGAGACCTATAACGCTGAAAATGACGATACCATAGAAATTGTCTACAGTGAAGTGAATGGTGAATTATTGGTCTCTGGTCTACAAAACGGAACAGCAGACGCAGCCATTTTAACAAAATTTGACGCTGATAAATACAACGAACAATTTGATATCAACCTACAAGCCTCAGATGAAGCCCTAAAAAGTGCGGGTATCTACTACGTCTTCCAACAAGGTGATGAAGCATTACAAACAGCCGTAGACGGAGCTATCAAAGAATTACGAGAAGAAGGGACTTTATCAGATCTTTCCATTGAAATCCTTGGCGCTGACTACACCAAATAAGGAAAGGAGGGCGCCACAATGCCCATCGATTTTACAGCAATAGCAGAAGCCTTTAAAGCGGCCGTTCCATTTATCCCAGTCACCTTACGCTTGGCCTTCATTCCCTTATTCATAGGGATGATCTTTGGCCTACTCATCGCACTGGCACGTTTCTTCCAAGTGCCTGTCTTAAGCCAATTTCTTGCTGGTTTAATTACCATTGGAAAAGGGGTACCAGTTGTGCTAAGTTTAATGGTTGCTTACCTACTTTTCTCAGACTTGTTCGATCAAGTAGCCACTAGCTTAAGCTGGCCGATACGTTTTTCAGATATCAACCGTGAATACATTGGCATTTTTGTCCTTAGTTTCACGGCAACCATTTCCATTTCGGAGATTTTCCGTGGTGCCTTATCTGCCATTCCAAAAGACCAATGGGACGCAGCGGCATCCATTGGTTTAACCCAATTTCAAACCATTGCCCGGGTCATTTTCCCACAAATGATCCCCATCGCCTTACCCATGATTTGTAGCCAATTAATCGTCTTAATCAAGGCATCTTCATTGGTATCCTTGGTCTCGGTGGTCGCTGTCTTGAACGCGGCTTTAATTACAGCGACAACAAGCTATACCTTCCTAGAATCTTATATCGCAGCAGCCGTCATTTACTGGGCGCTGTCGATTACAGTGGAACAAGTATCGCAATTATTTGAACGCAACTACACTAGAAAATTTGTGAAAGGAAGTGCCCTATGATACAGGTTGAAAACATCCACAAAAAATTTGATCAAAATGAAATCCTTAAAGGGATCGATTTAACCATTAACCAAGGCGAGGTGGTCGTCATTATTGGTCCATCTGGTTCAGGGAAGACTACCTTCCTACGCTGCTTAAACTTTTTAGAGCGTGCGGATAAAGGGTATCTGAAAATTGGTGACCAACAAGTAGACTTTGAAAAAGTTTCTAAGAAGGAAATTCTAGATATTCGTAAGAAAACGGCTATGGTTTTCCAACAATATGCACTATTTTCAAACCGGACGGCTTTGGAAAATGTCATTGAAGGTTTAGTGATTGCTCGTAAAGTGCCTAAGAAAGAAGCGACAGAAAAAGGGCGTGACCTCTTAGCTAAGGTTGGCTTGGAAGGGAAAGAGGACCACTATCCACATGAACTTTCAGGTGGGCAACAACAACGGGTAGGGATAGCGCGCGCTTTAGCCCTGAACCCAGAAGTTATTCTATTTGATGAACCAACATCGGCCTTAGACCCAGAGTTAGTTGGGGAAACCTTAGAAGTGATTAAAGATGTTGCACAAAGTGGGTCTACTTTAGTCATTGTGACCCATGAAATGCAATTTGCTTATGAAGTTGCGGATAGAGTCATCTTTATGGAAAATGGCGTCATTGTTGAACAAGGGACACCTGAAGAAGTCTTTGATCACACGCAAGAAGAAAGAACGCAAAACTTCCTGAAAAGAACTGCTGTATTTGCACGTTAGACT encodes:
- a CDS encoding IS1380 family transposase; its protein translation is MTSLHKNQVKFNSNLTISHTGGRLSSDSGLVLVKEVMNTFDFSHVAKQWLHIKDKRVYFTHDNLAILEQLIMQLIAGYSADSSANLLRQDPVFQAVLGKKELASQSSISRFLDRFTEENMDQLQALNQSLIDKARLIRNDTELIIDVDSTHSDTFGRQEQTDYNAHYQTYGYHPLVAFDGLTGDFLKAELRSGNQYTSKGVKAFIDPLLHHYKSTLPHTEILVRGDSGFATPEVYESCEATESQYVIRLKSNRRLSQLAEHSVLYGDNKKWEDREIQYFSLPYQAQSWSKPRRVCIRSIREAGELLFHHAFIVTNLSDNVSPEVIFSLYGKRGTMENFIKEAKSGFYFDKTDSPRFLENHVRMMISVLAYNLVNFLKTIGFEQVNRGMTIHSIRLTLLKVAGKLVKTGRQVYLKLSSYHVYQTEFYKVFERLRRSRQWI
- a CDS encoding transporter substrate-binding domain-containing protein, which gives rise to MKKKPTFIRWGLLTFAATAVLAACGSAEATDEGAAASNSEAETVVVGTGNGYQPFVYLDENGELTGYDVAVLEAIDEKLDDYSFEYESSDFKNILTSLSAGKIDLAAHQYEYNDERAEKYLYGEVGYTDYTLYIVNIAGDEQYATLDDLQGKKVFASPGSNVAYLLEQYNSEHENADEQISIIYNESASEIFVSGLQNGTADAGILTKYDTNKYNEQFDANLEIASEPISVSKTYFLYDKADEELKEAVDGALQELIDAGTLAELSIEYLGDDYTQ
- a CDS encoding GNAT family N-acetyltransferase, translated to MGKDRIRIATKEDAPAYLALIQESFQEVKDLGIDWPSTNATLESVSENIETGIALVLERDDQLISTITIRQPWENNSPISHYPFLWWFATANEFKGQGIGKKFLKQVEEEFLVKTLKAPAYVLGTSGKRHPWLLDMYLRNGYQVLGTREDPNDIGVSLYKVLIPERFDESVLRVEAPHYAYQDLTI
- a CDS encoding NAD(P)H-dependent oxidoreductase, which produces MTKVTLIVGANSLSSRLNGLVAYAQQVLFEYKIQTQVIQVHMLPAEALMTADYTDKTIQAVNQQVLNSDGVLVFTPIFQGSYSGILKAYLDVLPKKALQDKVVYGLGLGGSKHHLLALQYALEPVLKELGTEELLQSTFATQDKVVKDGRDFIIEDSVTNRIDEQLYRFTSRIGHEVIKEEVRWEKIV
- a CDS encoding ABC transporter permease subunit; this encodes MPIDFTAIAEAFKAAVPFIPVTLRLAFIPLFIGMIFGLLIALARFFQVPVLSQFLAGLITIGKGVPVVLSLMVAYLLFSDLFDQVATSLSWPIRFSDINREYIGIFVLSFTATISISEIFRGALSAIPKDQWDAAASIGLTQFQTIARVIFPQMIPIALPMICSQLIVLIKASSLVSLVSVVAVLNAALITATTSYTFLESYIAAAVIYWALSITVEQVSQLFERNYTRKFVKGSAL
- a CDS encoding transporter substrate-binding domain-containing protein encodes the protein MKKMIQARFKKQFLITGIASAFLLAACGSAEATDEEATANPDAETIIVGTGNAYQPFVYLDENEDLQGYDIEVLRAVDEKLDQYDFEYESMDFKNILTSLSADKVQLAAHNYAYNDERGAKYLYGEEAYNNYAHHIVADESTGQVYQSLDDLKGKKVFASPASEVANILETYNAENDDTIEIVYSEVNGELLVSGLQNGTADAAILTKFDADKYNEQFDINLQASDEALKSAGIYYVFQQGDEALQTAVDGAIKELREEGTLSDLSIEILGADYTK
- a CDS encoding amino acid ABC transporter ATP-binding protein, with protein sequence MIQVENIHKKFDQNEILKGIDLTINQGEVVVIIGPSGSGKTTFLRCLNFLERADKGYLKIGDQQVDFEKVSKKEILDIRKKTAMVFQQYALFSNRTALENVIEGLVIARKVPKKEATEKGRDLLAKVGLEGKEDHYPHELSGGQQQRVGIARALALNPEVILFDEPTSALDPELVGETLEVIKDVAQSGSTLVIVTHEMQFAYEVADRVIFMENGVIVEQGTPEEVFDHTQEERTQNFLKRTAVFAR
- a CDS encoding amino acid ABC transporter permease, whose translation is MSEFFKWEYVVSFFPKILSALPTTLAIVAVATAVGLVLGLAIAFVRIEKVPVLSQISQVFVSFIRGTPILVQLFLVYYGLPIVFTALANIEKIDYVYITYGLNTAAFFSEIFRSAISSVATDQKEAAASVGLTKLQTYRRIILPQAVRIAIPATGTMIVSLLQDTSLAFSLGVIDVIGKVRALAALTYRSLEGYFVAAIIFIVLSIVLERVFAWLTKRFQFQSKAKTEVTQAGLDPEILIKNDELFNTLNNSYFDFKPSETA